In Anas platyrhynchos isolate ZD024472 breed Pekin duck chromosome 24, IASCAAS_PekinDuck_T2T, whole genome shotgun sequence, the following are encoded in one genomic region:
- the GNL2 gene encoding nucleolar GTP-binding protein 2 has translation MVKPQYKGRSTINPSRASTNPDRVDGAGGNNMRDRATIRRLNMYRQKERRNKRGKVIKPLQYQSTVAPGTVARVEPNIKWFGNTRVIKQSSLQKFQEEMETVMKDPYKVVMKQTKLPMSLFHDRIKPHNSRVHILDTETFETTFGPKAQRKRPNLSASDVQSLLENAEASTESYDQGKDRDLVTEDTGVRDEAQEDIYKKGQSKRIWGELYKVIDSSDVVVQVLDARDPMGTRSPHVESFLKKEKHWKHLIFVLNKCDLVPTWATKRWVAVLSQEYPTLAFHASLTNPFGKGAFIQLLRQFGKLHSDKKQISVGFIGYPNVGKSSVINTLRSKKVCNVAPIAGETKVWQYITLMRRIFLIDCPGVVYPSGDSETDIVLKGVVQVEKIKSPEDHISAVLERAKPEYIRKTYKIDSWNDAEDFLEKLASRTGKLLKGGEPDVQTVSKMVLNDWQRGRIPFFVKPPNAETGPQPPALEGAMTSSQDNDKPEISELAASSVEPVEEKNNTDNEIKQLMSHVRQNFGRINVAPQFSEEDLVPVDVPGFDETDSDSPAEEEEEEENEQHQDLVENESQVAVQGAKESSKAVLKALEEKIAKCKKFLDRAKAKRFSAIRIPKQLSEKVFAKSMQKCEEHKENEGRGSTENKRKRKAEEEDDDHLAEQPCKKLTSKERRRAERQQRSKKVGVRYYETHNVKNKNKNKKKSGLEAQRSKHKKYKHKQ, from the exons AAACAAGCGTGGCAAAGTGATTAAACCTCTGCAGTATCAGTCAACAGTGGCACCAGGCACAGTTGCAAGAGTGGAACCAAATATTAAATGGTTTG GAAATACTCGTGTGATCAAGCAGTCATCCCTACAGAagtttcaggaggaaatggaaacCGTAATGAAAGATCCGTACAAAGTGGTCATgaagcaaaccaagctaccaatGTCCCTCTTCCACGATCGGATTAAACCTCAT AACTCCAGAGTTCACATTCTTGACACAGAAACGTTTGAAACAACATTTGGCCccaaagcacagagaaaaaggCCAAATCTCTCTGCAAGCGATGTGCAGTCTCTGCTGGAGAATGCTGAGGCCTCAACAGAATCTTACGATCAGGGCAAGGACCGGGACCTGGTCACAGAAGACACTGGTGTAAG GGATGAAGCACAAGAGGATATATATAAGAAAGGACAGTCCAAAAGAATCTGGGGTGAGCTCTACAAG gtgataGACTCATCAGATGTTGTTGTTCAAGTTCTTGATGCCAGAGACCCCATGGGTACTCGCTCCCCTCATGTGgaatcttttctgaaaaaagagaaacactgGAAACATCTCATTTTTGTCCTGAACAAATGTGATCTTGTTCCTACCTGGGCTACT AAGCGCTGGGTTGCTGTCCTTTCCCAGGAATATCCAACACTTGCTTTTCACGCCAGCCTCACAAACCCTTTTGGCAAAGGTGCCTTCATACAGCTTTTAAGGCAGTTTGGAAAG TTACACTCTGACAAGAAACAGATCAGCGTGGGTTTCATTGGTTATCCCAACGTTGGCAAAAGCTCAGTGATCAATACGTTACGGTCTAAGAAGGTCTGCAATGTGGCTCCTATTGCAGGTGAAACTAAG GTGTGGCAATACATTACCCTGATGAGGAGGATTTTTCTAATCGACTGTCCAGGTGTAGTTTATCCATCTGGAGACTCAGAAACGGACATTGTGCTGAAGGGAGTG GTTCAAGTTGAAAAGATTAAAAGCCCTGAAGATCATATTAGTGCAGTGCTGGAAAGGGCCAAACCAGAGTACATCAGAAAGACGTACAAAATTGATTCCTGGAATGATGCGGAAGACTTCCTTGAGAAGCTTGCTTCTAGGACTGGAAAACTGCTAAAG GGTGGTGAGCCTGATGTGCAAACGGTCAGCAAGATGGTTCTCAATGACTGGCAGAGGGGCAGAATTCCATTCTTTGTGAAGCCGCCCAATGCAGAAACAGGTCCCCAG CCTCCTGCGTTAGAAGGAGCGATGACATCAAGCCAAGATAATGACAAGCCGGAAATCTCTGAGTTGGCAGCATCAAGTGTGGAGCCAGTAGAAGAGAAGAATAATACAGACAATGAAATTAAGCAACTCATGTCACACGTTCGGCAAAACTTTGGGAGGATTAATGTGGCACCTCAGTTCTCGGAAGAAGACCTGGTTCCTGTAGATGTGCCAGGCTTTGATGAAACAGACAGTGATTCtcctgcagaggaggaggaggaagaggaaaatgagCAACATCAAGATTTGGTAGAGAATGAATCACAGGTGGCTGTACAAGGTGCCAAGGAGAGCTCTAAGGCAGTTCTTAAGGCTTTGGAGGAGAAGATTGCAAAATGCAAGAAATTTCTGGATAGAGCCAAAGCCAAGAGATTCTCAGCAATAAG AATCCCTAAGCAGCTGAGTGAAAAAGTGTTTGCAAAATCAATGCAGAAGTGTGAAGAACACAAGGAAAATGAAGGCAGAG gcagcacagagaataaaagaaaaaggaaagcagaagaggaagatgaTGACCATTTGGCTGAACAGCCTTGCAAGAAGCTTACGTCCAAAGAA AGGAGACGAGCTGAGAGGCAGCAACGCTCCAAGAAAGTCGGAGTCCGGTATTATGAAACTCACAACgtgaaaaataagaataagaacaagaaaaaaagtggcTTGGAGGCACAAAGATCAaagcacaaaaaatataaacataagcAATAA